In Aegilops tauschii subsp. strangulata cultivar AL8/78 chromosome 3, Aet v6.0, whole genome shotgun sequence, one genomic interval encodes:
- the LOC109775063 gene encoding calmodulin-binding transcription activator 4 isoform X7 encodes MRRIYWMLEPAYEHIVLVHYRDVLEGSISVSALNGSPTSYQNGSASRADAHSSPGLTSEIIAPRLLSRSPGSAEELSLENKERHDVNTGEVLPNHDPNPMPGIQNEEFDTGTNLADIFYELEEFSEDNRTEGSQPYRDPIDVIRNSAWLEEDQLNSFLHSAPVTVDENQWFHIHEVSPEWAFCSESAKVVIAGDFPSNILWVLFGDVKVPAEIVQQGVIRCYTPSYLGAGKVRMCMLDENGKPCTQDREFGFVEKPTNTMIIGNGKPYSEAREFEFQQRPTKSDNELLLLLNYVQMLFDSHGCELFSKFRLPLPNVQSGFPVNPSEIIGRTCEQLDHENAVNCIMEVMLNSKFEDWLSSKFEQNSEGEYLLPKQYHGVIHTIAALGYDWALKPLLNNGVPINYRDANGWTALHWAARFGRQQMVAVLFAAGAAVGALSDPTAEDPAAKTPASIASAYGFIGISAFLSEAELTSTLHSLESQENGKPVDHNGGVSTSSAVDRVSDKCAHVDGGTDDQLALRDSLGAIRNAVQAAGCIQATFRVFSLKKKKQKALQNGDSSASPSMLERAALSIQKNFRCWKKRKEYQKVRKNVIKIQARFRAHRERNKYKELLQSVGILEKIMLRWFRKGVGLRGINSRAMPIDQDEEEDIVKVFRKERVETAVSEAVSRVSAIVGCPVARLDYRRMLEWHQQAKIGHGK; translated from the exons ATGAGGCGGATATATTGGATGCTTGAACC GGCTTATGAGCACATTGTTCTTGTCCACTATAGAGATGTGCTAGAG GGCAGCATTTCAGTATCAGCACTAAACGGTTCACCAACATCCTATCAGAATGGCAGTGCTAGCAGAGCGGATGCACATAGTTCGCCGGGGTTGACAAGTGAGATAATTGCGCCACGTCTCCTCTCTCGCAGCCCAGGATCCGCGGAAGAA TTGAGTCTGGAAAACAAGGAACGTCATGATGTTAACACTGGCGAGGTTCTGCCAAATCATGATCCTAATCCTATGCCTGGGATCCAGAATGAAGAATTCGACACAGGTACAAACCTTGCAGATATCTTTTATGAACTGGAGGAGTTTAGTGAAGACAACCGTACTGAAGGAAGCCAACCTTATCGCGATCCTATTGATGTCATAAGAAATTCAG CATGGTTGGAAGAGGACCAACTTAATTCTTTTCTGCATTCAGCTCCTGTGACAGTTGATGAAAACCAATGGTTCCATATTCATGAGGTTTCTCCAGAATGGGCATTTTGTTCTGAAAGTGCTAAG GTTGTCATTGCAGGAGACTTCCCCTCCAATATTTTATGGGTACTATTTGGTGATGTTAAGGTACCTGCGGAAATTGTCCAGCAAGGTGTCATCCGTTGTTATACTCCATCATACCTTGGTGCTGGAAAGGTGAGAATGTGCATGCTCGATGAGAATGGGAAACCTTGCACTCAAGATCGAGAATTTGGATTTGTTGAAAAGCCTACCAACACAATGATTATTGGGAACGGGAAACCCTACAGTGAAGCACGGGAATTTGAATTCCAACAGAGGCCTACCAAAAGTGACAATGAGCTGTTGTTGCTTCTTAACTATGTGCAGATGCTTTTTGATAGTCATGGCTGTGAACTCTTCTCAAAGTTCAGGTTGCCACTCCCAAATGTCCAGTCTGGATTCCCAGTTAACCCCTCAGAGATTATAGGGAGAACATGTGAGCAGTTGGACCATGAGAATGCAGTAAATTGCATCATGGAAGTGATGCTTAACAGTAAGTTCGAGGACTGGCTATCATCCAAATTTGAACAGAACAGTGAAGGGGAGTATTTGCTTCCTAAGCAATACCATGGTGTTATACATACAATTGCCGCACTGGGATACGACTGGGCTCTGAAACCGCTGCTTAATAATGGCGTGCCTATAAACTACCGTGATGCAAATGGATGGACTGCTCTGCATTGGGCTGCACGATTCGGAAG GCAACAAATGGTGGCGGTTCTTTTTGCTGCAGGCGCTGCTGTGGGTGCACTTTCAGATCCAACAGCGGAAGACCCTGCTGCCAAGACACCTGCTTCAATAGCGTCTGCATATGGTTTCATAGGCATCTCTGCATTCCTTTCAGAAGCAGAACTAACCAGTACCCTTCATTCTCTGGAATCACAAGAAAATGGGAAACCCGTAGATCATAATGGTGGAGTGAGTACATCTAGTGCTGTGGATAGAGTATCAGATAAATGCGCACATGTGGATGGTGGAACTGATGACCAGCTTGCACTGAGGGATTCTTTAGGAGCTATCCGAAATGCTGTTCAAGCTGCCGGGTGCATACAAGCTACCTTCCGTGTGTTTTCCTTAAAAAAGAAGAAACAAAAGGCTCTTCAGAATGGAGATAGCTCTGCTTCGCCATCTATGCTCGAAAGAGCTGCATTATCTATCCAGAAGAACTTCAGGTGCTGGAAGAAACGTAAGGAATATCAGAAAGTTCGGAAAAATGTCATCAAGATTCAG GCACGGTTCAGAGCTCACCGAGAAAGAAACAAGTACAAGGAGTTACTTCAAAGTGTTGGCATCCTTGAGAAGATCATGCTGAGGTGGTTCCGAAAAGGTGTTGGTCTGCGAGGAATCAATAGCAGGGCGATGCCAATCGACCAAGACGAGGAAGAAGACATCGTCAAGGTTTTCCGCAAGGAAAGAGTGGAAACAGCTGTCAGTGAGGCTGTTTCGAGGGTATCGGCTATCGTCGGTTGCCCCGTCGCAAGGCTGGACTACCGCAGGATGCTCGAATGGCACCAACAAGCAAAG ATTGGCCATGGAAAGTAG
- the LOC109775063 gene encoding calmodulin-binding transcription activator 4 isoform X2 — MQQQQGLDIQNLQREVKTRWLKPREVLDILRNCELFGIQNRTPQRPPSGSWFLFNRRVHRFFRNDGYQWQKKRNGKSGNEAHEYLKVNNVKALNCYYARAENSPTFMRRIYWMLEPAYEHIVLVHYRDVLEGSISVSALNGSPTSYQNGSASRADAHSSPGLTSEIIAPRLLSRSPGSAEEVSSQILTINNESNDTSQFDWRRMLEMQLSLENKERHDVNTGEVLPNHDPNPMPGIQNEEFDTGTNLADIFYELEEFSEDNRTEGSQPYRDPIDVIRNSAPVTVDENQWFHIHEVSPEWAFCSESAKVVIAGDFPSNILWVLFGDVKVPAEIVQQGVIRCYTPSYLGAGKVRMCMLDENGKPCTQDREFGFVEKPTNTMIIGNGKPYSEAREFEFQQRPTKSDNELLLLLNYVQMLFDSHGCELFSKFRLPLPNVQSGFPVNPSEIIGRTCEQLDHENAVNCIMEVMLNSKFEDWLSSKFEQNSEGEYLLPKQYHGVIHTIAALGYDWALKPLLNNGVPINYRDANGWTALHWAARFGRQQMVAVLFAAGAAVGALSDPTAEDPAAKTPASIASAYGFIGISAFLSEAELTSTLHSLESQENGKPVDHNGGVSTSSAVDRVSDKCAHVDGGTDDQLALRDSLGAIRNAVQAAGCIQATFRVFSLKKKKQKALQNGDSSASPSMLERAALSIQKNFRCWKKRKEYQKVRKNVIKIQARFRAHRERNKYKELLQSVGILEKIMLRWFRKGVGLRGINSRAMPIDQDEEEDIVKVFRKERVETAVSEAVSRVSAIVGCPVARLDYRRMLEWHQQAKIGHGK; from the exons ATGCAGCAGCAGCAAG GTCTCGACATACAAAATCTGCAGCGGGAGGTGAAGACGCGGTGGCTCAAGCCCAGAGAGGTTCTGGACATATTGCGGAACTGCGAGCTGTTCGGGATCCAAAACAGAACCCCTCAGAGGCCACCGA GTGGTTCTTGGTTCCTTTTCAACCGTAGGGTACATCGGTTCTTCCGGAATGATGGGTATCAATGGCAAAAAAAGAGGAATGGGAAGAGTGGTAACGAAGCACATGAGTACCTTAAG GTTAACAATGTAAAGGCACTGAACTGCTATTATGCTCGTGCAGAAAATAGCCCTACATTCATGAGGCGGATATATTGGATGCTTGAACC GGCTTATGAGCACATTGTTCTTGTCCACTATAGAGATGTGCTAGAG GGCAGCATTTCAGTATCAGCACTAAACGGTTCACCAACATCCTATCAGAATGGCAGTGCTAGCAGAGCGGATGCACATAGTTCGCCGGGGTTGACAAGTGAGATAATTGCGCCACGTCTCCTCTCTCGCAGCCCAGGATCCGCGGAAGAAGTTAGTTCCCAGATCCTGACCATAAACAATGAATCAAATGATACAAGTCAATTTGATTGGCGGCGGATGCTTGAAATGCAGTTGAGTCTGGAAAACAAGGAACGTCATGATGTTAACACTGGCGAGGTTCTGCCAAATCATGATCCTAATCCTATGCCTGGGATCCAGAATGAAGAATTCGACACAGGTACAAACCTTGCAGATATCTTTTATGAACTGGAGGAGTTTAGTGAAGACAACCGTACTGAAGGAAGCCAACCTTATCGCGATCCTATTGATGTCATAAGAAATTCAG CTCCTGTGACAGTTGATGAAAACCAATGGTTCCATATTCATGAGGTTTCTCCAGAATGGGCATTTTGTTCTGAAAGTGCTAAG GTTGTCATTGCAGGAGACTTCCCCTCCAATATTTTATGGGTACTATTTGGTGATGTTAAGGTACCTGCGGAAATTGTCCAGCAAGGTGTCATCCGTTGTTATACTCCATCATACCTTGGTGCTGGAAAGGTGAGAATGTGCATGCTCGATGAGAATGGGAAACCTTGCACTCAAGATCGAGAATTTGGATTTGTTGAAAAGCCTACCAACACAATGATTATTGGGAACGGGAAACCCTACAGTGAAGCACGGGAATTTGAATTCCAACAGAGGCCTACCAAAAGTGACAATGAGCTGTTGTTGCTTCTTAACTATGTGCAGATGCTTTTTGATAGTCATGGCTGTGAACTCTTCTCAAAGTTCAGGTTGCCACTCCCAAATGTCCAGTCTGGATTCCCAGTTAACCCCTCAGAGATTATAGGGAGAACATGTGAGCAGTTGGACCATGAGAATGCAGTAAATTGCATCATGGAAGTGATGCTTAACAGTAAGTTCGAGGACTGGCTATCATCCAAATTTGAACAGAACAGTGAAGGGGAGTATTTGCTTCCTAAGCAATACCATGGTGTTATACATACAATTGCCGCACTGGGATACGACTGGGCTCTGAAACCGCTGCTTAATAATGGCGTGCCTATAAACTACCGTGATGCAAATGGATGGACTGCTCTGCATTGGGCTGCACGATTCGGAAG GCAACAAATGGTGGCGGTTCTTTTTGCTGCAGGCGCTGCTGTGGGTGCACTTTCAGATCCAACAGCGGAAGACCCTGCTGCCAAGACACCTGCTTCAATAGCGTCTGCATATGGTTTCATAGGCATCTCTGCATTCCTTTCAGAAGCAGAACTAACCAGTACCCTTCATTCTCTGGAATCACAAGAAAATGGGAAACCCGTAGATCATAATGGTGGAGTGAGTACATCTAGTGCTGTGGATAGAGTATCAGATAAATGCGCACATGTGGATGGTGGAACTGATGACCAGCTTGCACTGAGGGATTCTTTAGGAGCTATCCGAAATGCTGTTCAAGCTGCCGGGTGCATACAAGCTACCTTCCGTGTGTTTTCCTTAAAAAAGAAGAAACAAAAGGCTCTTCAGAATGGAGATAGCTCTGCTTCGCCATCTATGCTCGAAAGAGCTGCATTATCTATCCAGAAGAACTTCAGGTGCTGGAAGAAACGTAAGGAATATCAGAAAGTTCGGAAAAATGTCATCAAGATTCAG GCACGGTTCAGAGCTCACCGAGAAAGAAACAAGTACAAGGAGTTACTTCAAAGTGTTGGCATCCTTGAGAAGATCATGCTGAGGTGGTTCCGAAAAGGTGTTGGTCTGCGAGGAATCAATAGCAGGGCGATGCCAATCGACCAAGACGAGGAAGAAGACATCGTCAAGGTTTTCCGCAAGGAAAGAGTGGAAACAGCTGTCAGTGAGGCTGTTTCGAGGGTATCGGCTATCGTCGGTTGCCCCGTCGCAAGGCTGGACTACCGCAGGATGCTCGAATGGCACCAACAAGCAAAG ATTGGCCATGGAAAGTAG
- the LOC109775063 gene encoding calmodulin-binding transcription activator 4 isoform X4, protein MQQQQGLDIQNLQREVKTRWLKPREVLDILRNCELFGIQNRTPQRPPSGSWFLFNRRVHRFFRNDGYQWQKKRNGKSGNEAHEYLKVNNVKALNCYYARAENSPTFMRRIYWMLEPAYEHIVLVHYRDVLEGSISVSALNGSPTSYQNGSASRADAHSSPGLTSEIIAPRLLSRSPGSAEELSLENKERHDVNTGEVLPNHDPNPMPGIQNEEFDTGTNLADIFYELEEFSEDNRTEGSQPYRDPIDVIRNSAPVTVDENQWFHIHEVSPEWAFCSESAKVVIAGDFPSNILWVLFGDVKVPAEIVQQGVIRCYTPSYLGAGKVRMCMLDENGKPCTQDREFGFVEKPTNTMIIGNGKPYSEAREFEFQQRPTKSDNELLLLLNYVQMLFDSHGCELFSKFRLPLPNVQSGFPVNPSEIIGRTCEQLDHENAVNCIMEVMLNSKFEDWLSSKFEQNSEGEYLLPKQYHGVIHTIAALGYDWALKPLLNNGVPINYRDANGWTALHWAARFGRQQMVAVLFAAGAAVGALSDPTAEDPAAKTPASIASAYGFIGISAFLSEAELTSTLHSLESQENGKPVDHNGGVSTSSAVDRVSDKCAHVDGGTDDQLALRDSLGAIRNAVQAAGCIQATFRVFSLKKKKQKALQNGDSSASPSMLERAALSIQKNFRCWKKRKEYQKVRKNVIKIQARFRAHRERNKYKELLQSVGILEKIMLRWFRKGVGLRGINSRAMPIDQDEEEDIVKVFRKERVETAVSEAVSRVSAIVGCPVARLDYRRMLEWHQQAKIGHGK, encoded by the exons ATGCAGCAGCAGCAAG GTCTCGACATACAAAATCTGCAGCGGGAGGTGAAGACGCGGTGGCTCAAGCCCAGAGAGGTTCTGGACATATTGCGGAACTGCGAGCTGTTCGGGATCCAAAACAGAACCCCTCAGAGGCCACCGA GTGGTTCTTGGTTCCTTTTCAACCGTAGGGTACATCGGTTCTTCCGGAATGATGGGTATCAATGGCAAAAAAAGAGGAATGGGAAGAGTGGTAACGAAGCACATGAGTACCTTAAG GTTAACAATGTAAAGGCACTGAACTGCTATTATGCTCGTGCAGAAAATAGCCCTACATTCATGAGGCGGATATATTGGATGCTTGAACC GGCTTATGAGCACATTGTTCTTGTCCACTATAGAGATGTGCTAGAG GGCAGCATTTCAGTATCAGCACTAAACGGTTCACCAACATCCTATCAGAATGGCAGTGCTAGCAGAGCGGATGCACATAGTTCGCCGGGGTTGACAAGTGAGATAATTGCGCCACGTCTCCTCTCTCGCAGCCCAGGATCCGCGGAAGAA TTGAGTCTGGAAAACAAGGAACGTCATGATGTTAACACTGGCGAGGTTCTGCCAAATCATGATCCTAATCCTATGCCTGGGATCCAGAATGAAGAATTCGACACAGGTACAAACCTTGCAGATATCTTTTATGAACTGGAGGAGTTTAGTGAAGACAACCGTACTGAAGGAAGCCAACCTTATCGCGATCCTATTGATGTCATAAGAAATTCAG CTCCTGTGACAGTTGATGAAAACCAATGGTTCCATATTCATGAGGTTTCTCCAGAATGGGCATTTTGTTCTGAAAGTGCTAAG GTTGTCATTGCAGGAGACTTCCCCTCCAATATTTTATGGGTACTATTTGGTGATGTTAAGGTACCTGCGGAAATTGTCCAGCAAGGTGTCATCCGTTGTTATACTCCATCATACCTTGGTGCTGGAAAGGTGAGAATGTGCATGCTCGATGAGAATGGGAAACCTTGCACTCAAGATCGAGAATTTGGATTTGTTGAAAAGCCTACCAACACAATGATTATTGGGAACGGGAAACCCTACAGTGAAGCACGGGAATTTGAATTCCAACAGAGGCCTACCAAAAGTGACAATGAGCTGTTGTTGCTTCTTAACTATGTGCAGATGCTTTTTGATAGTCATGGCTGTGAACTCTTCTCAAAGTTCAGGTTGCCACTCCCAAATGTCCAGTCTGGATTCCCAGTTAACCCCTCAGAGATTATAGGGAGAACATGTGAGCAGTTGGACCATGAGAATGCAGTAAATTGCATCATGGAAGTGATGCTTAACAGTAAGTTCGAGGACTGGCTATCATCCAAATTTGAACAGAACAGTGAAGGGGAGTATTTGCTTCCTAAGCAATACCATGGTGTTATACATACAATTGCCGCACTGGGATACGACTGGGCTCTGAAACCGCTGCTTAATAATGGCGTGCCTATAAACTACCGTGATGCAAATGGATGGACTGCTCTGCATTGGGCTGCACGATTCGGAAG GCAACAAATGGTGGCGGTTCTTTTTGCTGCAGGCGCTGCTGTGGGTGCACTTTCAGATCCAACAGCGGAAGACCCTGCTGCCAAGACACCTGCTTCAATAGCGTCTGCATATGGTTTCATAGGCATCTCTGCATTCCTTTCAGAAGCAGAACTAACCAGTACCCTTCATTCTCTGGAATCACAAGAAAATGGGAAACCCGTAGATCATAATGGTGGAGTGAGTACATCTAGTGCTGTGGATAGAGTATCAGATAAATGCGCACATGTGGATGGTGGAACTGATGACCAGCTTGCACTGAGGGATTCTTTAGGAGCTATCCGAAATGCTGTTCAAGCTGCCGGGTGCATACAAGCTACCTTCCGTGTGTTTTCCTTAAAAAAGAAGAAACAAAAGGCTCTTCAGAATGGAGATAGCTCTGCTTCGCCATCTATGCTCGAAAGAGCTGCATTATCTATCCAGAAGAACTTCAGGTGCTGGAAGAAACGTAAGGAATATCAGAAAGTTCGGAAAAATGTCATCAAGATTCAG GCACGGTTCAGAGCTCACCGAGAAAGAAACAAGTACAAGGAGTTACTTCAAAGTGTTGGCATCCTTGAGAAGATCATGCTGAGGTGGTTCCGAAAAGGTGTTGGTCTGCGAGGAATCAATAGCAGGGCGATGCCAATCGACCAAGACGAGGAAGAAGACATCGTCAAGGTTTTCCGCAAGGAAAGAGTGGAAACAGCTGTCAGTGAGGCTGTTTCGAGGGTATCGGCTATCGTCGGTTGCCCCGTCGCAAGGCTGGACTACCGCAGGATGCTCGAATGGCACCAACAAGCAAAG ATTGGCCATGGAAAGTAG
- the LOC109775063 gene encoding calmodulin-binding transcription activator 4 isoform X3 yields the protein MQQQQGLDIQNLQREVKTRWLKPREVLDILRNCELFGIQNRTPQRPPSGSWFLFNRRVHRFFRNDGYQWQKKRNGKSGNEAHEYLKVNNVKALNCYYARAENSPTFMRRIYWMLEPAYEHIVLVHYRDVLEGSISVSALNGSPTSYQNGSASRADAHSSPGLTSEIIAPRLLSRSPGSAEELSLENKERHDVNTGEVLPNHDPNPMPGIQNEEFDTGTNLADIFYELEEFSEDNRTEGSQPYRDPIDVIRNSAWLEEDQLNSFLHSAPVTVDENQWFHIHEVSPEWAFCSESAKVVIAGDFPSNILWVLFGDVKVPAEIVQQGVIRCYTPSYLGAGKVRMCMLDENGKPCTQDREFGFVEKPTNTMIIGNGKPYSEAREFEFQQRPTKSDNELLLLLNYVQMLFDSHGCELFSKFRLPLPNVQSGFPVNPSEIIGRTCEQLDHENAVNCIMEVMLNSKFEDWLSSKFEQNSEGEYLLPKQYHGVIHTIAALGYDWALKPLLNNGVPINYRDANGWTALHWAARFGRQQMVAVLFAAGAAVGALSDPTAEDPAAKTPASIASAYGFIGISAFLSEAELTSTLHSLESQENGKPVDHNGGVSTSSAVDRVSDKCAHVDGGTDDQLALRDSLGAIRNAVQAAGCIQATFRVFSLKKKKQKALQNGDSSASPSMLERAALSIQKNFRCWKKRKEYQKVRKNVIKIQARFRAHRERNKYKELLQSVGILEKIMLRWFRKGVGLRGINSRAMPIDQDEEEDIVKVFRKERVETAVSEAVSRVSAIVGCPVARLDYRRMLEWHQQAKIGHGK from the exons ATGCAGCAGCAGCAAG GTCTCGACATACAAAATCTGCAGCGGGAGGTGAAGACGCGGTGGCTCAAGCCCAGAGAGGTTCTGGACATATTGCGGAACTGCGAGCTGTTCGGGATCCAAAACAGAACCCCTCAGAGGCCACCGA GTGGTTCTTGGTTCCTTTTCAACCGTAGGGTACATCGGTTCTTCCGGAATGATGGGTATCAATGGCAAAAAAAGAGGAATGGGAAGAGTGGTAACGAAGCACATGAGTACCTTAAG GTTAACAATGTAAAGGCACTGAACTGCTATTATGCTCGTGCAGAAAATAGCCCTACATTCATGAGGCGGATATATTGGATGCTTGAACC GGCTTATGAGCACATTGTTCTTGTCCACTATAGAGATGTGCTAGAG GGCAGCATTTCAGTATCAGCACTAAACGGTTCACCAACATCCTATCAGAATGGCAGTGCTAGCAGAGCGGATGCACATAGTTCGCCGGGGTTGACAAGTGAGATAATTGCGCCACGTCTCCTCTCTCGCAGCCCAGGATCCGCGGAAGAA TTGAGTCTGGAAAACAAGGAACGTCATGATGTTAACACTGGCGAGGTTCTGCCAAATCATGATCCTAATCCTATGCCTGGGATCCAGAATGAAGAATTCGACACAGGTACAAACCTTGCAGATATCTTTTATGAACTGGAGGAGTTTAGTGAAGACAACCGTACTGAAGGAAGCCAACCTTATCGCGATCCTATTGATGTCATAAGAAATTCAG CATGGTTGGAAGAGGACCAACTTAATTCTTTTCTGCATTCAGCTCCTGTGACAGTTGATGAAAACCAATGGTTCCATATTCATGAGGTTTCTCCAGAATGGGCATTTTGTTCTGAAAGTGCTAAG GTTGTCATTGCAGGAGACTTCCCCTCCAATATTTTATGGGTACTATTTGGTGATGTTAAGGTACCTGCGGAAATTGTCCAGCAAGGTGTCATCCGTTGTTATACTCCATCATACCTTGGTGCTGGAAAGGTGAGAATGTGCATGCTCGATGAGAATGGGAAACCTTGCACTCAAGATCGAGAATTTGGATTTGTTGAAAAGCCTACCAACACAATGATTATTGGGAACGGGAAACCCTACAGTGAAGCACGGGAATTTGAATTCCAACAGAGGCCTACCAAAAGTGACAATGAGCTGTTGTTGCTTCTTAACTATGTGCAGATGCTTTTTGATAGTCATGGCTGTGAACTCTTCTCAAAGTTCAGGTTGCCACTCCCAAATGTCCAGTCTGGATTCCCAGTTAACCCCTCAGAGATTATAGGGAGAACATGTGAGCAGTTGGACCATGAGAATGCAGTAAATTGCATCATGGAAGTGATGCTTAACAGTAAGTTCGAGGACTGGCTATCATCCAAATTTGAACAGAACAGTGAAGGGGAGTATTTGCTTCCTAAGCAATACCATGGTGTTATACATACAATTGCCGCACTGGGATACGACTGGGCTCTGAAACCGCTGCTTAATAATGGCGTGCCTATAAACTACCGTGATGCAAATGGATGGACTGCTCTGCATTGGGCTGCACGATTCGGAAG GCAACAAATGGTGGCGGTTCTTTTTGCTGCAGGCGCTGCTGTGGGTGCACTTTCAGATCCAACAGCGGAAGACCCTGCTGCCAAGACACCTGCTTCAATAGCGTCTGCATATGGTTTCATAGGCATCTCTGCATTCCTTTCAGAAGCAGAACTAACCAGTACCCTTCATTCTCTGGAATCACAAGAAAATGGGAAACCCGTAGATCATAATGGTGGAGTGAGTACATCTAGTGCTGTGGATAGAGTATCAGATAAATGCGCACATGTGGATGGTGGAACTGATGACCAGCTTGCACTGAGGGATTCTTTAGGAGCTATCCGAAATGCTGTTCAAGCTGCCGGGTGCATACAAGCTACCTTCCGTGTGTTTTCCTTAAAAAAGAAGAAACAAAAGGCTCTTCAGAATGGAGATAGCTCTGCTTCGCCATCTATGCTCGAAAGAGCTGCATTATCTATCCAGAAGAACTTCAGGTGCTGGAAGAAACGTAAGGAATATCAGAAAGTTCGGAAAAATGTCATCAAGATTCAG GCACGGTTCAGAGCTCACCGAGAAAGAAACAAGTACAAGGAGTTACTTCAAAGTGTTGGCATCCTTGAGAAGATCATGCTGAGGTGGTTCCGAAAAGGTGTTGGTCTGCGAGGAATCAATAGCAGGGCGATGCCAATCGACCAAGACGAGGAAGAAGACATCGTCAAGGTTTTCCGCAAGGAAAGAGTGGAAACAGCTGTCAGTGAGGCTGTTTCGAGGGTATCGGCTATCGTCGGTTGCCCCGTCGCAAGGCTGGACTACCGCAGGATGCTCGAATGGCACCAACAAGCAAAG ATTGGCCATGGAAAGTAG